Proteins from a single region of Runella sp. SP2:
- a CDS encoding glycosyltransferase family 2 protein, which translates to MKTIAVLITVHNRKNKTLQCLTHLFDQQAVEGYQLEVYLTDDGCTDGTVQAVTNQYPSVQIVQGDGTLFWNRGMHRAWQAASQTKDYDFYLWLNDDTVLFADAMKNILTASKQTYFSAIVCGATCAKATQLVTYSGWLHSSKKLLAPNGKLQQCNIVNGNFVLVPKVVFDKVGNLDWKFRHAIGDFDYGLRAQKAGFKCFIAPQFVGTCEANPTLPKWCLKTTSLIKRLKLLYSPLGYAEPIPFFIYEKRHFGLLIALKHFFSIHLRVLLPHLWK; encoded by the coding sequence GTGAAAACTATCGCAGTCCTAATCACCGTCCACAACCGTAAAAATAAAACCCTGCAATGCTTGACTCATCTTTTTGACCAACAAGCAGTGGAAGGGTATCAGTTGGAGGTGTACCTCACCGACGACGGATGCACAGATGGGACAGTCCAAGCAGTGACAAATCAATACCCTTCGGTACAAATTGTACAAGGTGATGGTACTTTGTTTTGGAATCGTGGCATGCACCGTGCTTGGCAAGCGGCATCCCAAACCAAAGATTATGATTTTTACTTATGGCTTAATGATGATACGGTATTGTTTGCTGATGCTATGAAGAATATACTTACCGCAAGTAAGCAAACCTATTTTTCGGCTATAGTATGTGGGGCTACCTGTGCTAAAGCGACCCAACTTGTAACTTACAGTGGATGGCTCCACTCAAGTAAAAAACTTTTGGCGCCGAATGGTAAACTTCAGCAATGCAATATAGTAAATGGTAATTTTGTGCTAGTGCCGAAGGTTGTTTTTGATAAAGTAGGGAATTTAGATTGGAAATTTCGTCATGCCATCGGCGATTTTGACTATGGTTTGCGGGCGCAAAAAGCGGGCTTCAAGTGTTTTATTGCTCCGCAATTCGTGGGAACCTGTGAAGCAAACCCTACTTTACCCAAATGGTGTCTGAAAACCACTTCTTTAATCAAACGGTTGAAATTGCTTTACTCACCATTAGGGTATGCAGAGCCAATTCCTTTTTTTATCTATGAAAAAAGACATTTTGGTCTGTTAATAGCACTAAAGCATTTCTTTTCTATTCATTTGAGAGTTTTATTGCCTCACTTATGGAAGTAA
- a CDS encoding class I SAM-dependent methyltransferase has protein sequence MTQSDYKEMYFLNPSIKHNGYASYPIRLSIRKAIEELKNKIEGEVIDIGCGVMPYKELLIQNNKISKYTGIDWEGGSYEHISKPDLYWDGRKIPLSDNSVDWVIATEILEHYFDTKSILDEIKRVLKPGGKLFFTVPFVMTLYEVPYDEFRFTPFSLQKYFELVGYSKYEIKPLGGINFSLAIMYGNRVQNKSLCKVLRKILPILLHPFYVLLIKKDLKTEFINSAYPSGLFGFVEK, from the coding sequence ATGACTCAGTCAGATTACAAAGAAATGTATTTTCTAAACCCAAGCATAAAACATAACGGATATGCGTCTTATCCAATTCGATTATCAATTAGAAAGGCAATTGAAGAATTGAAAAATAAAATTGAGGGTGAAGTTATTGATATTGGATGTGGGGTTATGCCTTACAAAGAACTGTTGATTCAAAATAATAAAATATCAAAATATACTGGAATTGATTGGGAAGGTGGTTCTTACGAGCATATTTCAAAACCAGATTTGTATTGGGACGGGAGAAAAATACCACTTTCAGATAATAGTGTAGATTGGGTTATTGCTACTGAAATCTTAGAACACTATTTTGATACAAAATCAATTTTAGATGAAATAAAAAGAGTACTAAAGCCAGGAGGGAAATTATTTTTTACAGTTCCTTTTGTTATGACTTTATACGAAGTTCCATATGATGAGTTTCGATTTACACCATTTTCTCTTCAAAAATATTTTGAATTAGTAGGGTATAGTAAATATGAAATAAAGCCATTAGGAGGAATAAACTTTAGTCTGGCAATTATGTATGGGAATAGGGTACAAAATAAAAGTTTGTGTAAGGTATTGAGAAAAATATTACCAATTTTACTACACCCATTTTATGTGCTTTTGATAAAAAAAGATTTGAAAACAGAGTTTATTAATTCTGCTTATCCGTCAGGGCTGTTTGGGTTTGTGGAGAAATGA
- a CDS encoding glycosyltransferase family 4 protein — MKLLWLSNVLFPEVCTELNLPIPVIGGWMESGAKSLINDFSNHIDLAVIMLYNGNKIIYIDKYKIKYYLVPRNDSGLKFNFEEVNKHFRPDLVHIHGTEYSHSLAYINACGISNVVVSIQGLVSVYSRYYFGGIKRRQLFPTLRDILKIDTLFLQYKDMVRRGKNEIELLKKIEHVIGRTRWDQSNVWAINPFVTYHLCNETLRDSFYSIQWKIDECEPYSIFLSQAHYPIKGLQQVIKAVSIVKLHCPEIKVKIAGVDLLNKSYWKISGYGNYIKRLLRKYDVFENFIFLGSLSEKEITLQYLKANIFICPSSIENSPNSVGEAQLVGTPCIASYVGGNMDMIEDKVSGFLYRYEEVELLAYRICQLFENPKLCKKFSNQGRIAAQLRHDSRKNAQDLFFIYTSILNQ; from the coding sequence ATGAAACTACTTTGGCTTTCAAACGTTCTATTTCCTGAAGTTTGTACGGAATTGAATTTACCTATTCCAGTAATTGGTGGTTGGATGGAGTCTGGAGCAAAGTCTCTTATAAATGATTTCTCTAATCACATAGACTTAGCTGTTATTATGTTATATAACGGTAATAAGATAATATACATTGATAAATATAAAATTAAATATTATTTAGTTCCAAGGAATGATTCTGGTTTGAAATTTAACTTTGAAGAAGTTAATAAGCATTTTAGACCAGATTTAGTTCATATTCACGGTACCGAGTATTCTCATTCTTTAGCTTATATTAATGCATGTGGAATATCTAATGTAGTGGTTTCTATTCAAGGCTTAGTGAGTGTATATTCTAGGTATTATTTTGGAGGTATTAAAAGGAGACAATTATTTCCTACTTTAAGAGATATACTAAAGATTGACACACTTTTTCTTCAGTATAAAGACATGGTAAGAAGAGGGAAGAATGAAATTGAACTACTTAAAAAAATTGAACATGTCATTGGAAGAACTAGGTGGGATCAGTCAAATGTCTGGGCTATAAACCCATTTGTTACTTATCATTTGTGTAATGAAACCTTACGTGACTCATTTTATAGCATTCAATGGAAAATTGACGAATGTGAACCATATAGTATTTTTTTAAGCCAAGCTCATTACCCAATTAAAGGATTGCAACAAGTAATCAAAGCGGTTTCAATAGTTAAATTACATTGTCCAGAAATTAAGGTTAAAATTGCTGGCGTTGACTTACTTAATAAATCTTACTGGAAAATAAGTGGATATGGAAATTATATCAAAAGACTTTTAAGAAAATATGATGTTTTTGAAAATTTTATTTTTCTTGGTTCACTATCAGAAAAAGAGATAACTTTACAATATCTAAAAGCTAATATATTTATTTGCCCATCGTCTATCGAGAATAGTCCAAATTCTGTAGGTGAAGCACAATTAGTTGGCACACCATGTATTGCTTCATATGTAGGAGGTAATATGGATATGATTGAAGATAAAGTGTCTGGGTTCTTATATCGTTATGAAGAAGTTGAGTTGTTAGCATATAGAATATGTCAACTTTTTGAAAATCCTAAGCTCTGCAAGAAATTTTCTAATCAAGGTAGGATTGCTGCACAGTTAAGGCATGATTCCCGTAAAAATGCACAGGATTTGTTTTTTATATATACATCAATTCTTAACCAATGA
- a CDS encoding acyltransferase: protein MIIFIIYKSIRRAWKYLRAIIDKLYFIFLFKGNKVIYANFKCIGTPYVMVAKGGSFSIGKNFSMNNGISGNPIGCYDRCTFFVDRGAKLSIGDNVGMSQAALICHQSITIGNYVKIGGGVKIYDTDFHSLNPVIRASKNDLIHKVKAPVVVKDNVFIGAFTIILKGVTIGQNSIIGAGSVVTKSVPDNQVWAGNPARFIRAL, encoded by the coding sequence ATGATTATTTTTATAATTTACAAGTCGATTAGAAGAGCTTGGAAATATTTAAGAGCTATTATAGATAAATTATATTTCATATTCCTTTTTAAAGGAAATAAAGTAATTTATGCTAATTTTAAGTGTATTGGTACTCCCTATGTCATGGTAGCAAAGGGCGGCAGTTTTTCAATAGGAAAAAACTTCTCCATGAACAATGGTATCTCAGGTAATCCAATAGGGTGTTATGACCGTTGTACTTTCTTTGTGGACAGAGGGGCAAAATTGAGTATTGGCGACAATGTGGGAATGTCTCAAGCGGCATTGATTTGCCATCAGAGCATTACAATTGGCAATTATGTAAAAATAGGGGGTGGGGTGAAAATTTATGATACCGATTTCCATTCTTTAAATCCTGTCATTCGCGCGAGTAAAAATGATTTAATACACAAAGTAAAAGCCCCCGTTGTTGTTAAAGATAATGTTTTTATTGGGGCTTTCACAATCATTCTTAAAGGAGTTACTATTGGACAAAATTCAATAATTGGTGCTGGTTCTGTTGTTACAAAATCAGTACCAGACAATCAAGTTTGGGCTGGTAATCCAGCAAGGTTTATAAGAGCACTTTAA
- a CDS encoding DUF6625 family protein — protein sequence MKKILIILPYFGSFPKMFPFWLESAYANSSIDFLIITNNKLDAKKNIKVVNMEFEELKLVIQKKFDFPISLPSPYKLCDFKGAYGVIFCNFIKGYDFWGFGDIDLIYGNIRLFLTNEILSNFWVISGWGHLTLYKNNEMCNNFFKNYLEGFQYYKNVFSNPKNSAFDEYNHRGLSDMWKVLYPEKIWNYYPFDDIRVPRINFNFISEFHLECSHKLIFEYRNKNLRRIYVNSSGEAAQENILYVHFQQRGFMKILTNDKESYLIIPNKFIDIEEITIQKLDKWTKSRDIERNIWYFLNRIKRRFKMISKNTNNG from the coding sequence TTGAAAAAAATTTTAATTATATTGCCTTATTTTGGTTCATTTCCCAAAATGTTTCCTTTCTGGCTTGAGTCGGCTTATGCAAACTCATCGATTGATTTTCTTATTATAACAAATAATAAACTGGATGCTAAAAAAAACATCAAAGTAGTAAATATGGAATTTGAAGAATTAAAGCTAGTTATACAAAAAAAATTTGATTTTCCAATAAGCCTCCCATCTCCTTATAAGCTTTGTGACTTTAAAGGGGCTTATGGAGTAATTTTTTGTAACTTTATAAAAGGCTATGACTTTTGGGGGTTTGGTGACATTGATTTAATTTATGGAAATATTCGGCTATTTCTTACAAATGAAATTTTGAGTAATTTTTGGGTCATTTCTGGATGGGGACATTTGACGCTTTATAAGAATAATGAAATGTGTAATAATTTTTTCAAGAATTATCTAGAAGGTTTTCAATACTATAAAAACGTTTTTAGCAACCCAAAAAATAGTGCATTTGATGAATATAATCATAGAGGATTAAGTGACATGTGGAAAGTATTATATCCAGAAAAAATATGGAATTATTATCCATTCGATGATATTAGAGTGCCGAGAATTAATTTTAATTTTATTTCTGAATTTCATCTTGAATGCTCACATAAACTTATTTTTGAATATAGAAATAAGAATCTCAGAAGAATTTACGTTAATTCTTCTGGAGAAGCAGCCCAAGAGAATATATTATATGTGCATTTTCAGCAAAGAGGGTTTATGAAAATTCTTACAAATGACAAAGAAAGCTACCTTATTATTCCAAATAAGTTTATAGATATTGAAGAAATAACAATACAAAAACTAGATAAATGGACAAAGTCTAGAGATATAGAAAGAAATATATGGTATTTTTTAAATAGGATAAAAAGACGATTTAAAATGATTTCAAAAAATACAAATAATGGTTAA
- a CDS encoding glycosyltransferase encodes MKSELNILFISFDADPPHMGGTATVVNVLAKAFQSMGHFVALGYFEDSNYPSQFFKYKIKLNVENKKEIEVFMSQHKFDIVYNTQAMNTDFLFLRSLFVENCKIISAYHNKPRLRYLSLESLMNIYYSSKNPLYKIYTLAKIPLLPIWKYKLQKEERVKFAKMVEHSDRVQLLSKKFYPTFFEILPKTPVSKLIAIGNPVVFENFYPVGKLVEKEKKVIVVCSVNYQKRPELMIKIWSEIEKDENFMEWSFDFIGGGDGFDRIIRMSEKLNLKRIKFLGYQQPETFYNKASIFMMTSRYEGWPMVLMEAMQMGVVPIVFNSFESLDEIVVDKKTGYIISNNDLKGFVNRMKWLMKNENIRHLLAKNAIKSCENFRIEKIYYKYLYIFKELLIEKEK; translated from the coding sequence ATGAAATCAGAGTTGAATATATTATTTATCTCTTTTGATGCAGACCCCCCTCATATGGGAGGAACTGCTACTGTTGTGAATGTACTTGCTAAAGCCTTTCAGTCAATGGGTCATTTTGTTGCATTGGGGTATTTCGAAGACTCAAATTATCCATCACAATTTTTTAAATATAAAATCAAATTAAATGTAGAAAATAAAAAAGAAATAGAGGTATTTATGTCGCAACATAAATTTGATATAGTTTACAATACACAGGCCATGAATACTGATTTTTTATTTCTAAGATCTTTATTTGTAGAAAATTGTAAAATTATTTCTGCTTATCATAATAAACCCCGATTGCGTTATCTTTCTTTAGAGTCATTAATGAATATTTATTACTCATCTAAGAATCCATTATATAAAATATATACTCTTGCAAAGATCCCCTTGCTTCCTATTTGGAAATATAAATTACAAAAAGAAGAGAGAGTGAAATTTGCAAAAATGGTTGAGCATAGTGATAGAGTTCAATTACTATCTAAAAAATTTTACCCTACCTTCTTTGAAATTCTGCCAAAAACGCCAGTGAGTAAATTGATAGCGATTGGAAATCCTGTTGTGTTTGAAAATTTTTATCCTGTTGGTAAGTTAGTGGAAAAAGAAAAAAAAGTAATTGTTGTATGTTCAGTTAACTATCAAAAGAGGCCTGAATTAATGATTAAGATATGGTCAGAGATTGAAAAGGATGAAAATTTCATGGAGTGGTCTTTTGACTTTATTGGAGGAGGTGATGGCTTTGATAGAATTATAAGAATGTCAGAGAAATTAAATTTAAAACGTATAAAGTTTTTGGGATATCAACAACCTGAAACTTTTTACAATAAAGCATCAATATTTATGATGACATCACGATATGAAGGTTGGCCAATGGTCCTCATGGAAGCTATGCAAATGGGAGTAGTGCCAATTGTATTTAACAGCTTTGAATCTTTAGATGAAATAGTTGTTGACAAAAAAACTGGATATATTATTTCTAATAACGACTTAAAAGGGTTTGTAAATCGAATGAAATGGCTTATGAAAAATGAAAATATAAGGCATTTATTAGCAAAAAATGCAATTAAAAGTTGTGAAAATTTCAGAATAGAAAAGATATATTATAAGTATTTGTATATTTTTAAAGAATTGCTTATTGAGAAAGAGAAATGA
- a CDS encoding MATE family efflux transporter: protein MSVAHRVIKNTGFLYAKMGITMFISLYTTRLVLNSLGAEDFGIFNIVGGAIAMLGFLNAAMGGATQRYMSYAEGEGNKEKLKKIFNISTVFHFLTALLLGFILIVAGCFFFNKILNIDAERSYAAKVVYCSLITSTVFTVMTVPYDAILNAHENMRYYSVVGVIESLMRLAVAFAVVYSREDKLIVYGILMSFVPFITMIIMRVYCHRRYEECTIAPRLYWDKQLSREMVRYASWSLFRASTGMLSQYGLSIVLNSFYGTLLNAAQGIANQISGQLAVFSTTMMKVLTPIINKEEGTGNRRVMINTVMIGTKFSFFILSVFIIPFIIETPYILKIWLKKVPEWAVLFTRLQLLRSMIEQLSILMENAIAAKGNIKEFTIIKSVLNILPVILTYCCFYFGYSPYFLYLNWITIGGIIGGGLLLYFTHKECGLLYSEYFIKVFNPCIKLLLIMFICGLFPLLFMPISFFRLLTVCFITIMAFVISLYIFLLTNQEKIIIRTLLSKILKTTQIKAKLSV from the coding sequence ATGTCAGTAGCACACAGAGTTATAAAAAATACGGGGTTTTTGTACGCCAAAATGGGGATAACAATGTTTATTTCCCTTTATACGACCCGCCTAGTACTCAACTCGCTTGGCGCCGAAGACTTTGGGATTTTTAACATCGTGGGAGGTGCCATTGCCATGCTGGGGTTCTTAAACGCTGCAATGGGAGGGGCAACTCAACGTTACATGTCTTATGCTGAAGGGGAAGGGAATAAAGAAAAACTAAAGAAAATTTTTAATATAAGCACTGTATTCCACTTTTTGACAGCACTTCTATTGGGTTTTATATTAATTGTCGCTGGTTGTTTTTTTTTTAATAAGATATTAAATATTGACGCTGAGCGAAGTTATGCTGCTAAGGTAGTGTATTGTAGCCTAATAACAAGTACTGTATTTACTGTGATGACAGTACCTTACGATGCGATACTTAATGCTCATGAAAATATGCGCTATTATTCTGTTGTGGGAGTAATAGAATCTCTAATGAGGTTAGCTGTAGCATTCGCGGTAGTATATTCGAGAGAAGATAAATTGATTGTTTATGGTATTTTAATGTCATTCGTTCCGTTTATCACAATGATTATCATGCGTGTTTATTGCCATAGACGATATGAGGAATGTACTATTGCACCAAGGCTTTATTGGGACAAGCAACTTTCAAGAGAGATGGTTAGATATGCTAGCTGGAGTTTATTTAGGGCAAGTACTGGAATGCTATCTCAATATGGCTTAAGTATAGTACTTAACAGTTTTTATGGAACTCTATTAAATGCAGCACAAGGAATAGCAAATCAAATTTCAGGACAATTAGCAGTATTTTCTACTACTATGATGAAAGTATTGACCCCTATCATAAACAAGGAAGAAGGCACAGGGAATCGCAGAGTAATGATTAATACAGTAATGATAGGCACAAAGTTTTCTTTTTTTATATTATCAGTATTTATCATTCCATTTATAATTGAAACACCTTATATTTTAAAAATATGGCTTAAAAAAGTTCCTGAATGGGCAGTTTTATTTACCAGACTACAACTGTTACGAAGTATGATTGAACAGTTGTCTATATTAATGGAAAATGCAATAGCTGCGAAGGGAAATATAAAAGAATTTACAATAATTAAAAGTGTATTAAATATACTTCCAGTTATACTAACATATTGCTGTTTTTATTTTGGATATTCGCCGTATTTTTTATATTTAAATTGGATTACAATAGGTGGAATTATTGGAGGTGGGCTTTTGTTATACTTTACCCATAAAGAATGCGGTCTATTGTATTCGGAGTATTTTATAAAAGTATTTAATCCATGCATTAAATTGTTATTAATTATGTTTATTTGTGGGTTATTTCCATTATTATTTATGCCAATTTCTTTCTTTAGACTCTTAACAGTGTGCTTTATTACAATAATGGCTTTTGTTATATCATTATATATATTTTTATTAACAAATCAAGAAAAGATTATTATTCGTACTTTATTAAGTAAAATATTGAAAACAACTCAAATTAAGGCTAAATTATCTGTCTAA